In the genome of Myxococcus stipitatus, one region contains:
- the nth gene encoding endonuclease III, producing the protein MTYNGRVPGRETAAAKRERAVKVMERLEASMPDARIELDYQSPLQLLVAVMLSAQCTDKRVNMVTPALFQRFPTARDYAAVQASDVEPFIRTCGLYRAKAKNIVATAKILVEQHQGEVPLQRELLSELPGVGRKTAGVVCIHLGGDNAFPVDTHVKRLAYRLGFTTQEDPDKVEKDMQAVLPPERWMMGHQLLVWHGRRTCFARSPECSRCVVADLCPKKGVAASSAKPKAAARAKP; encoded by the coding sequence GTGACATACAACGGCCGCGTGCCTGGACGTGAGACTGCAGCAGCCAAGCGTGAACGCGCGGTGAAGGTCATGGAGCGGCTGGAGGCCTCCATGCCCGATGCCCGCATCGAGCTGGACTACCAATCCCCCTTGCAGCTGCTGGTCGCGGTGATGCTCTCCGCCCAGTGCACGGACAAGCGGGTCAACATGGTCACCCCCGCCTTGTTCCAGCGCTTCCCCACCGCGCGGGACTACGCGGCGGTCCAAGCCTCCGACGTGGAGCCCTTCATCCGCACGTGCGGACTGTACCGCGCCAAGGCGAAGAACATCGTCGCGACGGCGAAAATCCTGGTGGAGCAGCACCAGGGAGAAGTGCCCCTCCAGCGTGAGCTGCTCTCGGAGCTCCCTGGCGTCGGCCGCAAGACGGCGGGCGTCGTGTGCATCCACCTGGGCGGCGACAACGCCTTCCCCGTCGACACCCACGTGAAGCGGCTGGCGTACCGACTCGGCTTCACGACGCAGGAGGACCCGGACAAGGTCGAGAAGGACATGCAGGCCGTCCTGCCTCCGGAGCGGTGGATGATGGGTCACCAGCTCCTGGTGTGGCACGGGCGGCGGACGTGCTTCGCCCGCTCTCCCGAGTGCTCACGCTGCGTCGTCGCGGACCTGTGCCCCAAGAAGGGCGTGGCCGCGTCTAGCGCGAAGCCGAAGGCGGCTGCTCGCGCGAAGCCTTGA
- a CDS encoding HU family DNA-binding protein yields MTKAELVEVVAAQTRLTKKSAAQILDIVFTNIGKAVKKDARFSYPGFGTWSVRSRKARKIRNPQTNEMMKLKASKTIGFRPAKELKNSL; encoded by the coding sequence ATGACCAAGGCAGAGCTCGTCGAGGTGGTGGCGGCGCAGACACGTCTCACCAAGAAGTCGGCGGCGCAGATCCTCGACATCGTCTTCACCAATATCGGCAAGGCCGTGAAGAAGGATGCGCGCTTCAGCTACCCCGGCTTTGGCACCTGGTCTGTTCGCTCCCGCAAGGCCCGGAAGATTCGCAACCCGCAGACCAACGAGATGATGAAGCTCAAGGCGTCGAAGACCATCGGCTTCCGCCCGGCCAAGGAACTCAAGAACTCGCTGTAG
- the pssA gene encoding CDP-diacylglycerol--serine O-phosphatidyltransferase — MKLRKLMFVLPNLFTVTSIFCGFYALTLCAGEAGPVQLYQAALAIFFAMFFDGFDGRVARLTKTQSDFGVQLDSLADVVSFGAAPGLLVYKWALAPLGFVGLFISFAFAACGALRLARFNVLAARNPHGGGGRFFVGLPIPLAAGMLVSIIISHHAASQGEPLRESAYMPVAVAVAGLSLLMVSTVRYRTFKDTRPSRKSAAVFMLMVLGGVGIATQYHPAWLLVAFCGAYLALGLVESAVQVRSHLAARKVAAGSAVAAAVIDDEDDEESEDGEDPRNDGPAFS; from the coding sequence ATGAAGTTACGGAAATTGATGTTCGTGCTGCCGAACCTCTTCACCGTCACGTCCATCTTCTGTGGCTTCTACGCCCTCACGTTGTGCGCTGGGGAGGCAGGCCCCGTCCAGCTCTACCAGGCGGCACTGGCCATCTTCTTCGCGATGTTCTTCGACGGTTTCGATGGCCGCGTCGCGCGGCTGACGAAGACGCAGAGCGACTTCGGCGTACAGCTCGACAGTCTGGCGGACGTGGTCTCCTTCGGGGCAGCTCCGGGGCTGCTGGTCTACAAGTGGGCGTTGGCGCCGTTGGGCTTCGTTGGGTTGTTCATCTCCTTCGCGTTCGCCGCGTGTGGTGCGCTGCGGTTGGCGCGCTTCAACGTGTTGGCGGCGCGCAACCCGCACGGAGGTGGGGGCCGCTTCTTCGTGGGCCTTCCGATTCCCCTCGCCGCGGGCATGCTGGTGTCGATCATCATCTCGCACCATGCGGCGTCCCAGGGTGAGCCGCTGCGCGAGTCGGCGTACATGCCTGTCGCCGTGGCGGTTGCGGGCTTGTCGCTGTTGATGGTGTCGACCGTGCGCTACCGCACGTTCAAGGACACGCGCCCCAGCCGGAAGAGCGCCGCGGTGTTCATGCTGATGGTGCTGGGCGGTGTGGGCATCGCGACGCAGTACCACCCGGCGTGGTTGCTGGTGGCGTTCTGCGGCGCATACCTCGCTCTGGGACTGGTCGAGTCGGCGGTGCAGGTGCGCAGCCACCTGGCGGCACGCAAGGTCGCCGCGGGCTCCGCGGTCGCCGCCGCCGTCATCGACGACGAGGACGACGAGGAGTCCGAGGACGGCGAGGATCCTCGGAACGACGGTCCGGCTTTCAGCTGA
- a CDS encoding alpha/beta fold hydrolase codes for MEAWRWVVWVLVAGLVAVLGNVLWVVLVRRWYRLRTPLPQALKAKCADGWELTVHARRAPVRRFEEPVLLCHGLAANRYTFDFEPPYSVAHYLAEAGFDCFSVEWRGTGHSRIPPRGRRYTDFSIDDHVFQDAPALLELALKETGAKRAFWLGHSLGGLVGYAMAQGPEGAKLAGLMALGSPVHFKSEPFLRMLISMGVRAAWPARFRQEWMSASLAPFLGYVTLPLSDLIVNPQHIPPRIQRQVYANMMSSMSRKVLLQFQDWIEHDAFRSFDRTQDWRAGIARLELPILVMGGSADRLATSENLKSQFDLITAKDRALHVFGKDRGDAQDYGHGDLMFGSGAPTEVYPVIREWLLAHATPWTSEASP; via the coding sequence ATGGAGGCCTGGCGCTGGGTCGTGTGGGTGCTGGTCGCTGGCCTCGTGGCCGTGCTGGGGAATGTCCTCTGGGTGGTCCTGGTTCGGCGCTGGTACCGGCTGCGAACACCCCTGCCCCAGGCCCTCAAGGCGAAGTGCGCGGATGGGTGGGAACTGACGGTTCATGCCCGGCGCGCCCCGGTGCGGCGCTTCGAGGAGCCGGTGCTGCTGTGCCACGGGCTGGCGGCGAACCGGTACACCTTCGACTTCGAGCCGCCGTATTCGGTGGCCCATTACCTGGCCGAGGCGGGCTTCGACTGCTTCAGCGTCGAGTGGCGAGGCACGGGGCACTCACGCATTCCGCCTCGCGGACGGCGGTACACGGACTTCAGCATCGATGACCACGTCTTCCAGGATGCCCCCGCGCTGCTGGAGCTGGCGCTGAAGGAGACGGGTGCGAAGCGCGCCTTCTGGCTCGGCCACTCGCTGGGGGGCCTTGTGGGGTATGCGATGGCGCAAGGCCCCGAGGGCGCGAAGCTCGCAGGGTTGATGGCGCTCGGGTCTCCGGTGCACTTCAAGTCGGAGCCCTTCCTCCGCATGCTCATCTCCATGGGCGTCCGCGCCGCGTGGCCCGCGCGCTTCCGGCAGGAGTGGATGAGCGCGAGCCTGGCGCCATTCCTGGGCTACGTGACGCTTCCCCTGTCGGACCTGATTGTGAATCCCCAGCACATCCCGCCGCGCATCCAGCGGCAGGTCTACGCGAACATGATGTCGTCCATGAGCCGCAAGGTCCTGCTCCAGTTCCAGGACTGGATTGAGCACGACGCGTTCCGCTCGTTCGACCGCACTCAGGACTGGCGCGCAGGCATCGCTCGCCTCGAGCTTCCCATCCTCGTCATGGGCGGCAGCGCGGACCGGCTCGCGACCTCCGAGAACCTGAAGAGCCAGTTCGACCTCATCACCGCCAAGGACCGCGCCCTTCATGTGTTCGGCAAGGACCGGGGTGACGCGCAGGACTACGGGCACGGAGACCTGATGTTCGGCAGCGGTGCCCCCACGGAGGTGTATCCCGTCATCCGTGAGTGGTTGCTGGCACACGCGACCCCGTGGACTTCCGAGGCGTCCCCCTGA
- a CDS encoding M23 family metallopeptidase yields the protein MRRLPLLALVSVCACSSTRSEQKMSFDEVYVTSEPATYEAPPPPVRESAEPPPRRRVRVAAPEPSDELRDALVAFSQRAKAHRRKVARGGPMPLGQVEGWEAMNGVLDAFLARGVERTDPRDVERARTVLEAELEKDGRTYGDMPGALAEAVVLRVGRLAVRMSELRRLEHPEDVNGLPRLAWPVDPVTITSVFGQRWHPIRGEQRRHLGVDLAARQGQVVYTAAKGVVLRAGWNGDHGLQVEVQHDGRWLTRYSHLSRVLVEPGEILERGHAVGLAGETGLATGVHLHFELWRDGQVVDPLDALGDEGEAGPSMPPVARGGTGT from the coding sequence GTGCGTCGACTCCCCCTTCTTGCCCTCGTCAGCGTCTGTGCCTGCTCCTCGACCCGCTCGGAGCAGAAGATGAGCTTCGACGAGGTCTACGTCACGTCCGAGCCCGCCACCTACGAAGCGCCTCCCCCGCCTGTGCGCGAGAGCGCGGAGCCGCCTCCTCGGCGGCGGGTGCGAGTGGCCGCGCCGGAGCCCTCGGACGAGCTGCGAGACGCGCTGGTGGCGTTCTCTCAGCGCGCGAAGGCGCATCGCCGGAAGGTGGCTCGGGGCGGGCCCATGCCGCTGGGCCAGGTGGAGGGCTGGGAGGCGATGAACGGCGTGCTGGACGCGTTCCTCGCGCGCGGGGTGGAGCGCACGGACCCCCGAGACGTGGAGCGGGCGCGGACGGTGCTGGAGGCCGAGCTGGAGAAGGACGGCCGGACGTACGGCGACATGCCCGGGGCACTGGCGGAAGCGGTGGTGTTGCGGGTGGGGCGGCTGGCGGTCCGCATGTCGGAACTGCGCCGCCTGGAGCATCCCGAGGACGTGAACGGCCTGCCTCGACTGGCCTGGCCGGTGGACCCGGTGACCATCACCAGCGTCTTCGGTCAGCGCTGGCACCCGATTCGAGGCGAGCAGCGGCGGCACCTGGGCGTGGACCTGGCGGCGCGGCAGGGGCAGGTCGTCTACACCGCCGCGAAGGGCGTGGTGCTGCGGGCGGGCTGGAACGGCGACCATGGCCTCCAGGTGGAGGTGCAGCACGATGGGCGCTGGCTGACGCGCTACAGCCACCTGTCCCGGGTGCTGGTGGAGCCGGGCGAAATCCTGGAGCGAGGCCACGCGGTGGGCCTGGCCGGAGAGACGGGGCTCGCGACGGGCGTCCACCTGCACTTCGAGCTGTGGCGGGATGGGCAGGTGGTGGACCCCTTGGACGCGCTGGGCGACGAAGGGGAGGCGGGGCCCTCGATGCCGCCCGTGGCCCGGGGTGGGACGGGGACGTGA
- the ltaE gene encoding low-specificity L-threonine aldolase → MKPIDFRSDTVTKPTAGMRRAIADAEVGDDVYGEDPTVLRLEARVAERLGLEAALFVPSGTQANQVAIGVHCRQGDEVLTEAGSHILHYEGGAVPALWGVQPQPLPGERGLLTPEAVAAAVREDNIHYPRTRLLSLENTHNRGCGAVWPVERFRAVVDVARKAGLAVHLDGARLFNAEVAAGVPASTWAKLTDTTSVCFSKGLGAPVGSVLAGRAEHIREARRLRKRLGGAMRQAGILAAAALYALEHHVERLAEDHANARRLAAGLAEVPGVKVDAARVETNMVFAEFSLPALEMVELLRKHGVLTNPAGGPRSLRLVTHLDLSSADIDEAVSRIRRALA, encoded by the coding sequence ATGAAGCCGATCGACTTTCGCTCAGACACCGTGACGAAGCCCACTGCCGGAATGCGCCGCGCCATCGCGGACGCGGAGGTGGGGGACGACGTCTACGGCGAGGACCCCACGGTGCTGCGGCTGGAGGCGCGAGTGGCCGAGCGGCTCGGGCTCGAGGCCGCGCTCTTCGTGCCCTCCGGCACCCAGGCCAACCAGGTGGCCATCGGCGTGCACTGCCGGCAGGGAGACGAGGTGCTCACCGAGGCGGGCAGCCACATCCTGCACTACGAAGGCGGCGCGGTGCCGGCGCTGTGGGGCGTGCAGCCTCAGCCCCTGCCCGGAGAGCGAGGCCTGCTGACGCCCGAGGCCGTCGCCGCGGCGGTGCGAGAGGACAACATCCACTATCCGCGCACGCGGCTGCTCTCCTTGGAGAACACGCACAACCGAGGCTGCGGCGCGGTGTGGCCGGTGGAGCGCTTCCGCGCGGTGGTGGACGTGGCGCGCAAGGCGGGGCTCGCGGTGCACCTGGATGGCGCGCGGCTGTTCAACGCGGAGGTGGCCGCGGGAGTCCCGGCGTCGACGTGGGCGAAGCTGACGGACACGACGTCGGTGTGCTTCTCCAAGGGGCTGGGGGCGCCGGTGGGCTCGGTGCTGGCGGGCCGCGCGGAGCACATCCGTGAGGCGCGCCGGTTGCGCAAGCGCCTGGGGGGGGCCATGCGCCAGGCGGGCATCCTCGCCGCGGCGGCGCTGTATGCGCTGGAGCATCACGTGGAGCGGCTCGCGGAGGACCACGCGAATGCGCGCCGGCTCGCGGCGGGGCTGGCGGAAGTCCCCGGGGTGAAGGTGGACGCGGCGCGTGTGGAGACGAACATGGTGTTCGCGGAGTTCTCGCTCCCGGCCCTGGAGATGGTGGAGCTCTTGCGGAAGCACGGGGTGCTCACGAACCCCGCGGGCGGACCGCGCTCGCTGCGGTTGGTGACGCACCTGGACCTCTCCTCGGCGGATATCGACGAGGCGGTGTCTCGCATTCGACGGGCGCTGGCGTAG
- the def gene encoding peptide deformylase → MVRDILIWPDPILKQKAKPVTKVDDSIRALVKDMFETMYAADGVGLAAPQVGVLQRVIVLDTTPRQPDSKPLAMINPELIALEGETTYTEGCLSIPGESEDVDRAAVVTVKYLDVDGNEQTLRCDELLAIAVQHETDHLDGTVFVDHVSTLKREFIRKRMKRLKASREQPPSASR, encoded by the coding sequence ATGGTCCGCGACATCCTTATCTGGCCCGACCCCATCCTGAAGCAGAAGGCCAAGCCGGTGACGAAGGTGGATGACTCCATCCGCGCGCTGGTGAAGGACATGTTCGAGACGATGTACGCCGCCGACGGCGTGGGGCTCGCGGCGCCGCAGGTGGGCGTGCTCCAGCGCGTCATCGTCCTGGACACCACGCCCCGCCAGCCCGACTCCAAGCCCCTGGCGATGATCAACCCGGAGCTCATCGCGCTCGAGGGGGAGACGACCTACACCGAGGGCTGCCTCTCCATCCCCGGTGAGTCGGAGGACGTGGACCGCGCGGCCGTCGTCACGGTGAAGTACCTGGACGTGGACGGCAACGAGCAGACGCTGCGCTGCGACGAGCTGCTCGCCATCGCCGTGCAGCACGAGACGGACCACCTGGATGGCACCGTCTTCGTGGACCATGTCTCGACGTTGAAGCGCGAGTTCATCCGCAAGCGGATGAAGCGCCTCAAGGCTTCGCGCGAGCAGCCGCCTTCGGCTTCGCGCTAG